A genomic window from Marispirochaeta aestuarii includes:
- a CDS encoding fimbria/pilus outer membrane usher protein — MIRRISTGISILFLLAMRISGQDAPDPAAEIFMQAFGDTAEAPAQEDAEILLLIRIDGEFSGELSAHITADNEVHLPREALFELLEPGLSPEGISGIRESFGGDSVRLEDLVSYGFDAWYDSSMLQVEILTPPELRRSRDLRLRHAPQHIDPADISADPYSAYMNYYSKAELLYRADGEEAVYDVPLQLNLFPNLQFRRWVLTGGVNMTSYPEKEVELDSLRLIRDFPENGLRLAAGTLDSPSYASIPSVPLDGVGIGTEKALSDIASPYRSLSRELLLEQPAEVSIYLNGRLLKTERLDAGVHNLLDFPYVGGLNEIRIVITEQDGRERTIETIVPFDSGLLRQQEYSFAVSGGTPQHEFSDPLAAGFFSYGLLPRLTGGTALQIDRDTYIGNLSLVSALPFGNLGLGFGASAGLDRDPGIHSRLQYRVAFPSRRSIPSLGVQVEYYDDAYRSSVLSEAPSDYIWRFSSSIGQVLPFSAYASIMTAYALGRGESPDSLQGSLTLLKGFGRSASMSLSFSLNHDTQEGWEWRGHLAFSLSPDNSGQNLQYSQDLKSGEGGLGFSWRDTEDPQQWVYTASVQGYPPASADQTVADMGFHYDAPFLRASINNSLSRTNYDTGSNTTSNRLGAGLGGAVLFAGGNFALSRQVQDSFIMLVPDDELQNELVSVRNSRGSGGTKESRGGVITYSELSSYTPATLQIELPNTSPEVLLKEDIVTLVPSYRSGITVPVRLRHNLFVSGRLLTLQAEPIALQAGELIPLDSPGDERQLFFSDEEGFFQLHDIEAGRYLLVLFSSTGAQIELSIPESPEGRVSLEPLVLPVIRKELSP; from the coding sequence ATGATTCGGAGAATTAGTACCGGCATCTCCATACTCTTTCTCCTGGCCATGCGGATAAGCGGACAGGATGCTCCGGACCCGGCTGCAGAGATCTTCATGCAGGCCTTTGGTGACACAGCAGAGGCCCCGGCGCAGGAGGATGCGGAGATCCTTCTTTTGATTCGAATAGACGGAGAATTCTCCGGCGAGCTCTCGGCGCATATCACGGCTGATAACGAGGTCCATCTGCCCCGGGAAGCCCTTTTTGAACTTCTGGAACCGGGGCTTTCTCCGGAGGGCATCAGCGGCATCCGGGAGAGCTTCGGGGGGGACTCTGTCAGGCTCGAGGATCTGGTTTCGTACGGTTTCGATGCCTGGTACGATTCTTCCATGCTGCAGGTCGAGATCCTCACTCCCCCCGAACTGCGCCGGAGCAGAGACCTCAGACTGCGGCATGCCCCGCAGCATATCGATCCGGCGGATATTTCTGCCGACCCCTACAGCGCATACATGAACTACTACAGCAAAGCGGAACTCCTGTACCGGGCCGATGGGGAGGAGGCCGTATACGATGTTCCCCTCCAGCTGAATCTGTTTCCTAATCTGCAGTTCCGGCGATGGGTTCTTACCGGGGGAGTCAACATGACCAGCTATCCGGAAAAAGAGGTGGAACTGGATTCCCTGCGGCTGATCCGGGATTTCCCGGAGAACGGACTGCGTCTTGCCGCAGGAACCCTGGACAGTCCCTCCTATGCATCTATTCCCTCGGTCCCTCTGGATGGAGTTGGCATCGGTACGGAAAAAGCCCTCTCCGATATCGCCAGCCCCTACCGCTCCCTCTCCCGGGAACTTCTCCTTGAACAGCCGGCGGAGGTCTCCATCTATCTCAACGGCCGCCTTCTGAAAACCGAGCGCCTCGACGCGGGGGTACATAATCTGCTGGATTTTCCCTACGTGGGCGGTCTCAACGAAATCAGGATCGTTATTACCGAACAGGACGGCAGGGAGCGGACCATCGAAACCATCGTTCCCTTTGATTCCGGTCTGCTCCGGCAGCAGGAATACTCCTTCGCAGTAAGCGGAGGAACCCCTCAGCATGAATTTTCCGATCCCCTGGCGGCGGGTTTTTTTTCCTACGGACTGCTTCCCCGGCTTACCGGGGGAACAGCTCTGCAGATAGACCGGGATACATATATCGGCAATCTCTCCCTGGTTTCAGCCCTCCCGTTCGGCAATCTGGGTCTCGGCTTTGGAGCTTCCGCCGGGTTGGACCGGGATCCCGGGATACATTCCCGTCTTCAGTATCGCGTTGCCTTTCCGTCCCGGCGCAGCATACCGAGTCTGGGGGTCCAGGTCGAGTATTATGACGATGCCTACCGCAGCTCTGTACTCAGCGAGGCCCCGTCGGACTATATCTGGCGTTTCAGCTCGAGTATCGGCCAGGTCCTGCCCTTTTCCGCATATGCGAGTATCATGACAGCCTATGCCCTTGGACGGGGAGAGAGCCCGGACAGTCTGCAAGGCTCCCTGACCCTGTTGAAGGGCTTCGGCCGCAGTGCTTCCATGTCTTTGAGTTTTTCCCTGAACCACGATACCCAGGAGGGCTGGGAGTGGCGGGGGCATCTTGCCTTCTCCCTGAGTCCCGATAATTCCGGACAGAACCTGCAGTATTCCCAGGATCTTAAATCCGGAGAAGGGGGCCTGGGATTCAGCTGGCGGGATACGGAGGACCCTCAGCAATGGGTTTATACCGCATCGGTTCAGGGCTACCCGCCTGCCTCCGCTGATCAGACTGTCGCGGATATGGGCTTCCACTACGATGCGCCCTTTCTTCGAGCCAGTATAAACAATTCCCTGTCCCGGACAAATTATGATACCGGCAGCAACACCACAAGCAATAGGCTGGGGGCCGGTCTCGGCGGGGCCGTCCTTTTTGCAGGTGGAAATTTCGCGCTGAGCCGGCAGGTGCAGGACAGTTTTATCATGCTGGTACCTGATGATGAACTGCAGAATGAGCTTGTGAGCGTCCGCAACAGCCGGGGAAGCGGCGGCACAAAAGAGAGCAGGGGAGGTGTTATTACCTACAGCGAGCTGAGCTCCTATACCCCTGCAACCCTGCAGATAGAGCTCCCCAATACATCTCCGGAGGTTCTTCTGAAGGAGGATATTGTGACGCTTGTTCCCTCCTACCGCAGCGGGATTACCGTTCCCGTCCGCCTTCGCCACAATCTGTTTGTCTCAGGGAGGCTGCTTACACTCCAGGCAGAGCCGATTGCCCTGCAGGCAGGGGAGCTTATTCCCCTGGATTCTCCCGGGGATGAACGGCAGCTCTTTTTTTCCGATGAAGAGGGTTTTTTTCAGCTTCATGATATAGAGGCAGGACGATACCTGCTGGTCCTTTTTTCCAGTACCGGGGCCCAGATCGAGCTTTCCATACCGGAAAGTCCGGAGGGTCGGGTCAGCCTGGAACCGCTGGTTCTGCCGGTGATACGGAAAGAACTCAGCCCCTGA
- a CDS encoding MFS transporter, translating into MSQPKKINPSLMITMLVIAIFLSMTSRTIFSPLMPMLQKELGISLSTAGTLFFMISLSYGVTILFAGFLSSRIGHGKAIVTALAAISLGLLLSAVSWGILPLSMGMVLIGAGAGIYPPSGLVMINTTISLEHRSTAFSFHEIGPNLALLVSPLIVLALEPWFGWRGVLLCLSVAVFLGSMVFLRWGAPGSGMGAPPRLSTIGKILRLRTTILGMVIMSAALSGQQGVYAILPAYLVTEHGLSSQYVNVLLSISRVTGIILLLRSGPVINHIGRRATIFGVLFFSALCTALLGILKGIPLAVAVIAQPALLTVLFPAALSSLSEIGEAQYQNITYALIITIGVGGGVGVAPAILGVMGDLGIGWLGFILLAVYMAFAMLFLKSTPVFGREVRNRENRQ; encoded by the coding sequence ATGAGTCAGCCCAAGAAAATCAATCCCAGTCTGATGATCACCATGCTGGTTATCGCCATATTTCTGTCCATGACGTCACGGACGATATTCTCTCCCCTTATGCCGATGCTGCAGAAGGAACTCGGAATCAGCCTCTCCACTGCGGGAACCCTGTTTTTCATGATCAGCCTGAGTTACGGTGTAACCATACTCTTTGCCGGATTTCTTTCCTCCAGGATAGGTCACGGTAAGGCAATCGTCACTGCTCTGGCGGCCATATCCCTGGGTCTTCTTCTTTCTGCGGTATCCTGGGGGATTCTGCCTCTTTCCATGGGAATGGTGCTGATCGGAGCCGGTGCCGGGATTTATCCTCCCTCCGGGCTTGTAATGATAAACACCACCATCAGCCTTGAACACCGGAGTACGGCATTTTCTTTTCATGAAATCGGACCCAACCTGGCACTGCTTGTCTCTCCTCTGATTGTCCTTGCCCTGGAGCCGTGGTTCGGCTGGCGGGGTGTTCTATTATGTCTCTCCGTGGCTGTTTTCCTCGGGAGCATGGTGTTTCTCCGCTGGGGAGCACCCGGCAGCGGCATGGGGGCCCCGCCCCGGCTCAGTACCATCGGGAAAATCCTCAGACTGCGAACCACCATACTGGGCATGGTAATCATGTCCGCAGCCCTTTCGGGTCAGCAGGGTGTCTACGCCATATTACCCGCCTATCTGGTTACCGAACACGGACTCTCCTCCCAGTACGTGAATGTCCTTCTCTCCATCTCCCGGGTAACCGGCATAATCCTGCTGCTTCGCTCGGGACCGGTTATCAACCATATCGGCAGACGGGCCACCATTTTCGGAGTGCTCTTCTTCTCCGCCCTGTGTACCGCCCTGCTCGGTATTTTGAAGGGTATACCCCTGGCTGTGGCGGTAATTGCCCAGCCGGCGCTTCTGACAGTGCTGTTCCCCGCGGCCCTCTCTTCCCTTTCCGAGATAGGCGAAGCCCAGTATCAGAATATTACCTATGCCCTGATAATAACCATCGGTGTGGGAGGCGGAGTCGGTGTGGCTCCGGCGATACTCGGGGTAATGGGAGATCTCGGTATCGGATGGCTCGGCTTTATTCTGCTGGCGGTCTATATGGCTTTTGCCATGCTGTTTCTGAAATCAACCCCGGTATTCGGCAGGGAAGTACGGAACAGGGAGAACCGGCAGTAA
- a CDS encoding fimbria/pilus periplasmic chaperone, translating to MKAKKILVFLFLNTLVLAGLWSFSFEPISRSFTPSGRGATQSFRLKNDGQDYIAIRISMFTRRIDSDGQEAREAADELFTVYPRQVVLKPESVQTVRVQWKGPADISSEQAYRILIEQVPVDFGGEAATDSGIQILFRYLGAIYICPPEASADVVVQKAEISGGEGSETLEISLHNRGNKHSILNDLNISIRSAVNGAVLLEYPPELLGGINGENLLAGGTRTVRLKIPEGFEKGPLDVELSYDSEN from the coding sequence ATGAAGGCTAAAAAGATACTGGTTTTCCTGTTTCTGAATACTCTGGTGCTCGCAGGACTCTGGTCCTTCTCTTTTGAACCAATATCCCGCAGCTTTACCCCTTCGGGACGCGGGGCGACCCAGAGTTTCCGTCTGAAAAACGATGGCCAGGACTATATAGCTATTCGTATCAGCATGTTTACACGAAGAATCGACAGTGACGGTCAGGAGGCCCGGGAAGCTGCAGATGAGCTTTTTACCGTCTACCCCCGGCAGGTAGTGCTGAAGCCTGAATCGGTGCAGACCGTACGGGTTCAGTGGAAAGGACCGGCGGATATATCCAGCGAACAGGCCTACCGTATACTGATAGAACAGGTTCCGGTGGATTTTGGCGGAGAAGCCGCCACGGACAGCGGAATACAGATTCTTTTCCGCTATCTCGGCGCCATTTATATATGCCCCCCCGAAGCTTCCGCCGACGTGGTGGTTCAGAAAGCAGAGATCAGCGGCGGAGAGGGGTCTGAAACCCTTGAGATAAGCCTGCATAACCGGGGAAATAAACACAGTATCCTGAACGACCTGAATATTAGCATCCGCAGTGCAGTCAATGGGGCTGTTCTCCTTGAGTATCCCCCCGAGCTTCTGGGCGGTATAAACGGAGAGAATCTCCTTGCCGGTGGAACAAGAACAGTCAGACTGAAAATTCCGGAAGGTTTTGAGAAAGGGCCTCTGGATGTCGAACTCAGCTATGATTCGGAGAATTAG